Proteins encoded together in one Candidatus Omnitrophota bacterium window:
- the groES gene encoding co-chaperone GroES → MKIKPLGDRVLIEVMEAEEVTKGGIVLPDTAQEKPQQAKVVAAGKGKMSDDGKVTPLEVKVGDIVLFGKYSGQDLKIDGTEYKMLREEDIMGIIEK, encoded by the coding sequence ATGAAGATCAAACCGCTTGGGGACAGGGTGCTTATCGAAGTGATGGAAGCAGAAGAAGTGACAAAGGGAGGGATAGTATTGCCGGATACGGCCCAGGAAAAGCCGCAGCAGGCTAAAGTGGTAGCCGCTGGAAAAGGTAAGATGTCCGATGATGGAAAAGTAACCCCGCTGGAGGTAAAGGTCGGGGATATCGTGTTGTTCGGTAAATACTCCGGACAGGACCTTAAAATAGATGGAACTGAGTACAAGATGCTCAGAGAAGAAGACATTATGGGGATAATAGAGAAGTAA
- the groL gene encoding chaperonin GroEL (60 kDa chaperone family; promotes refolding of misfolded polypeptides especially under stressful conditions; forms two stacked rings of heptamers to form a barrel-shaped 14mer; ends can be capped by GroES; misfolded proteins enter the barrel where they are refolded when GroES binds), protein MAKQLQFGDEARRSILSGVEKLAKAVIVTLGPKGRNVVIEKKFGAPTITKDGVTVAKEIELEDAYENLGAEMVREVASKTSDVAGDGTTTATVLAEAIYKEGLKSVTAGVNPMQMKKGVEKAVEAVVEGLKKMSIPTKDTEKTAQVATIAANNDKIIGQKIAEAMDKVGKDGVITVEEGKGFETTLKLVEGMQFDQGYLSPYFVTDMERMECVLDNPYILIHEKKVSNMKNLLPLLEKVAQAGRPLLIISEETEGEALATLVVNKIRGTFACSAVKAPGYGDRRKAMLEDIAVLTGGRAITEDLGIKMENLNLTDLGQAKRVTVTKENTTIVEGAGDADGVKARISQIKKQIEDSDSDYDREKLQERLAKLAGGVAIIEVGAATEIEMKEKKARIEDALHATRAATEEGIVPGGGVALLRASQKLASFKVDTDDEAIGVKIVKKALEAPVKMIATNAGVNGEVVVNKILEEKDETFGYDAQNDEFGNMVKKGIIDPTKVTRTALQNAASVASLMLTTETLICDKPEKDQGPAAGMGGGMGMGGGMPGMM, encoded by the coding sequence ATGGCAAAGCAATTACAATTCGGAGATGAAGCTCGCAGGTCCATACTCAGCGGTGTGGAAAAGCTGGCTAAAGCGGTAATAGTGACCCTCGGTCCGAAAGGCCGTAACGTGGTCATCGAGAAGAAATTCGGCGCGCCGACGATAACAAAGGATGGCGTTACTGTGGCGAAAGAGATAGAGCTCGAAGACGCCTATGAGAACCTGGGCGCCGAGATGGTACGTGAAGTAGCATCCAAGACGAGCGATGTGGCCGGTGACGGTACGACGACCGCTACCGTGTTGGCGGAAGCTATATATAAGGAAGGACTTAAGAGCGTAACAGCCGGGGTCAATCCCATGCAGATGAAAAAAGGCGTGGAAAAGGCAGTAGAGGCTGTGGTCGAAGGGCTCAAAAAAATGTCCATCCCCACAAAAGACACCGAGAAAACAGCTCAGGTCGCGACTATAGCAGCTAACAACGACAAGATAATTGGCCAAAAGATCGCGGAAGCCATGGATAAGGTAGGTAAGGACGGGGTAATAACCGTTGAGGAAGGTAAAGGGTTTGAGACCACTCTTAAGCTTGTGGAAGGTATGCAGTTCGATCAGGGATACCTTTCCCCTTATTTCGTCACTGACATGGAAAGAATGGAATGTGTCCTGGACAATCCGTACATACTTATCCATGAGAAAAAAGTCTCTAACATGAAGAACCTTCTTCCCCTTTTGGAAAAGGTAGCCCAGGCCGGCAGGCCCCTGCTCATCATATCGGAAGAGACCGAGGGAGAGGCGCTGGCGACACTCGTTGTCAATAAGATACGCGGCACGTTCGCGTGCAGCGCGGTAAAAGCCCCGGGTTACGGCGACAGGCGTAAAGCCATGCTGGAAGACATTGCCGTGCTAACCGGTGGCAGGGCCATTACGGAAGACCTGGGGATCAAGATGGAGAACCTGAACCTCACGGACCTTGGACAGGCCAAAAGGGTAACAGTGACAAAGGAGAACACGACAATCGTGGAAGGCGCCGGTGACGCTGATGGCGTTAAGGCCCGGATATCCCAGATAAAGAAACAGATAGAGGACTCGGATTCCGATTATGACAGGGAAAAGCTGCAGGAACGCCTGGCCAAGCTCGCAGGCGGGGTAGCGATAATCGAAGTTGGAGCCGCTACGGAAATAGAGATGAAAGAGAAAAAAGCGCGCATAGAGGACGCTCTTCACGCGACCAGGGCAGCTACGGAAGAAGGCATAGTTCCCGGCGGCGGAGTAGCGCTTCTCAGGGCGAGCCAGAAACTCGCGTCGTTCAAGGTAGATACCGACGACGAGGCTATAGGCGTTAAGATAGTTAAAAAAGCCCTTGAAGCTCCGGTAAAAATGATAGCCACCAATGCCGGCGTTAACGGCGAGGTCGTGGTTAACAAGATACTGGAAGAAAAGGACGAGACCTTTGGCTATGACGCGCAGAATGATGAGTTCGGCAATATGGTCAAAAAAGGCATCATAGACCCGACTAAGGTGACCCGTACGGCGCTGCAGAACGCCGCGAGCGTCGCGTCCCTTATGCTTACCACCGAAACGCTGATATGCGACAAACCGGAAAAGGACCAGGGTCCGGCTGCCGGCATGGGCGGCGGTATGGGCATGGGCGGCGGTATGCCGGGTATGATGTAA